From the Pedobacter cryoconitis genome, one window contains:
- a CDS encoding alpha-ketoglutarate-dependent dioxygenase AlkB family protein — protein MEQLSFFAEAGQSPGLPAELLTYHPDIFTAQESDRFLQKFIAETPWKQKIVSMYDKQVITPRLTAWYADKETYDYTSLRKTEPLLWTPELLQIKERAEEIAGVTFNSVLLNYYRDGNDSVAWHSDNEKVLGTHPVIASVSFGQVRSFDIRNKQDHSSKYSIRLENGALMIMKGNLQTDWEHRVPKSIKPMRARVNLTFRVVI, from the coding sequence ATGGAACAATTGAGTTTTTTTGCTGAGGCAGGCCAGAGTCCCGGACTTCCTGCCGAACTTTTAACTTATCACCCTGATATATTTACAGCGCAGGAAAGTGATAGGTTTCTGCAAAAATTTATTGCTGAAACACCCTGGAAGCAAAAAATAGTCAGTATGTATGATAAGCAGGTAATTACTCCAAGGCTTACCGCATGGTATGCGGATAAAGAAACCTATGATTATACCTCTTTACGCAAAACTGAGCCTTTGTTATGGACACCCGAACTTCTGCAAATTAAAGAACGTGCAGAAGAAATTGCGGGGGTGACTTTCAATAGTGTGCTGTTGAATTATTATCGGGATGGAAATGATTCTGTGGCCTGGCACAGTGACAATGAAAAAGTTTTGGGGACACATCCGGTAATTGCGTCAGTGAGTTTCGGACAGGTCAGGTCTTTTGATATCAGGAACAAACAGGATCATTCCAGCAAATATTCCATCAGGTTAGAAAATGGTGCACTCATGATTATGAAAGGTAATTTACAAACAGATTGGGAGCATAGGGTTCCAAAATCAATAAAACCAATGCGCGCAAGAGTGAATTTAACTTTCAGAGTGGTAATTTAG
- a CDS encoding DUF1810 domain-containing protein, whose translation MKSHDLERFITAQKGVFQTALGEIQQGKKNTHWMWYIFPQIQGLGFTENSKYYGIKDLQEAAEFLHHRVLGPRLILMCHTLLALETNDAHLVLSSPDDLKLKSCMTLFSEIPNSDPVFEKVLKKFFNGLKDHITLKILNLHR comes from the coding sequence ATGAAATCACACGATCTGGAAAGATTTATAACTGCTCAAAAAGGAGTATTTCAAACTGCGCTTGGCGAGATTCAGCAAGGTAAAAAAAACACGCACTGGATGTGGTATATTTTCCCACAGATCCAGGGTCTTGGTTTTACTGAAAACTCAAAATATTACGGTATAAAGGATCTACAGGAAGCTGCTGAATTTCTGCATCACCGGGTACTTGGGCCAAGGCTGATTTTGATGTGTCATACGCTGCTTGCTTTGGAGACCAATGATGCACACCTGGTATTGAGCAGCCCGGATGATTTGAAACTGAAATCGTGCATGACTTTATTTTCTGAAATTCCGAATAGTGATCCTGTCTTTGAAAAAGTATTAAAGAAATTCTTTAACGGCCTGAAAGACCATATCACCTTAAAAATCCTCAATCTTCACCGTTGA
- a CDS encoding SDR family oxidoreductase, giving the protein MKEESKIEDKQVTSGSPLEDPTKKYFKPPFKEQEQPWPGLASKMVPVPDHGEKSYVGSGRLTGRKVLITGGDSGIGRAAAIAYAREGADVAINYLPEEEPDAKEVIELIKKAGRKAIAIPGDIRTEEFCIKLVKDAVKELGGLDILVNNAGRQQSHQSILELSTEEFDWTMKTNIYAPFWITKAALPHLKPGSSIIVTTSVQATDPSADLFDYAQTKAANTSFVRSMAKQLGPKGIRVNGVSPGPIWTVLQVTGGSTQEKVKQFGKETPLGRPGQPAELASIYVQLAANDASYSTGQIYGAAGGSGQP; this is encoded by the coding sequence ATGAAAGAAGAAAGTAAAATTGAAGACAAGCAGGTAACCAGTGGATCTCCGCTCGAAGATCCGACAAAGAAATATTTCAAACCTCCATTTAAAGAACAAGAACAACCCTGGCCAGGACTCGCATCCAAAATGGTGCCTGTACCAGATCACGGTGAAAAAAGTTACGTTGGCTCTGGCAGACTCACCGGACGTAAAGTACTGATCACAGGTGGTGACTCTGGTATAGGAAGAGCAGCTGCGATTGCTTATGCCAGGGAGGGGGCTGATGTAGCTATAAACTACTTACCAGAGGAAGAACCGGATGCTAAAGAGGTTATTGAACTGATCAAAAAAGCAGGCCGTAAGGCAATAGCTATTCCCGGAGATATCAGAACAGAAGAATTTTGTATAAAACTCGTTAAAGATGCTGTAAAAGAACTTGGAGGATTAGATATTTTAGTGAACAATGCAGGCAGACAACAAAGCCATCAGTCTATCCTGGAGCTGAGCACTGAAGAGTTTGACTGGACAATGAAGACTAATATTTATGCACCTTTCTGGATTACAAAAGCGGCATTGCCTCATCTTAAACCCGGATCTTCAATCATTGTAACCACTTCAGTTCAAGCTACAGATCCTTCAGCAGATCTTTTTGATTATGCACAAACTAAAGCTGCAAATACAAGTTTTGTGAGGTCAATGGCAAAACAACTGGGGCCTAAAGGTATCCGTGTCAATGGTGTATCACCAGGCCCGATCTGGACAGTACTGCAAGTTACAGGAGGTTCAACCCAAGAGAAAGTAAAACAATTTGGCAAAGAAACTCCCTTAGGCAGACCTGGTCAGCCAGCTGAGTTAGCTTCTATTTATGTACAACTGGCAGCGAATGATGCAAGTTATTCCACAGGCCAGATTTATGGCGCTGCCGGTGGGAGCGGCCAACCTTAA
- a CDS encoding alpha/beta fold hydrolase: protein MQYSDEELVKLLPGFQNHHVEVNGIKLHYVEGGEGQPLVLLPGWPETWWAYHKVMPELAENYRVIVVDIRGMGSSEKPADGYDKKNMARDISELVKKSGYEKINIAGHDIGAHIAFSFAANFPEQTEKLIILDTPHPDPQMYQLPMVPILGANYVYPWWLAFSQIKELPEQLLAGRMHMVLDWIFKTLLKNQSSIDEFDKAVYALAYDSNDGIRASNAWYQAFPQDIADSKSYDKLIMPVLGIGASGYGMLQNSLPGYITDPKLVKVEDSGHFMLAEKPGEVVNYIRDFLGF, encoded by the coding sequence ATGCAATATTCAGACGAAGAGCTTGTAAAATTGCTTCCGGGATTTCAAAACCATCATGTGGAAGTGAACGGAATAAAGCTGCATTATGTAGAAGGTGGAGAAGGACAACCTTTGGTTCTGCTTCCCGGATGGCCGGAAACCTGGTGGGCTTACCATAAAGTAATGCCAGAACTGGCTGAAAATTATCGTGTTATTGTCGTAGATATCAGAGGAATGGGCAGTTCTGAAAAACCAGCAGATGGCTATGATAAAAAGAATATGGCCAGGGACATAAGTGAACTTGTAAAAAAATCAGGGTACGAAAAAATTAATATTGCTGGCCATGATATTGGAGCGCATATCGCTTTTAGTTTTGCCGCCAATTTTCCAGAACAGACAGAGAAATTGATTATTTTAGATACACCGCATCCAGATCCGCAAATGTATCAGCTTCCTATGGTTCCAATTTTAGGGGCGAATTACGTTTATCCCTGGTGGCTGGCTTTCAGCCAGATCAAAGAACTTCCAGAGCAACTACTTGCCGGCCGGATGCACATGGTTCTGGATTGGATTTTTAAAACCTTATTAAAAAATCAAAGCAGTATTGATGAGTTTGATAAAGCGGTGTATGCGCTTGCCTACGATAGCAATGATGGCATAAGAGCATCAAACGCATGGTATCAGGCATTTCCACAAGACATAGCAGATAGTAAGTCCTATGATAAACTTATTATGCCTGTACTTGGAATAGGTGCCAGCGGTTACGGGATGCTGCAAAATTCCCTTCCTGGTTATATAACTGATCCGAAATTAGTTAAGGTAGAAGACAGTGGACATTTTATGCTTGCCGAAAAACCAGGAGAAGTAGTCAATTATATCAGGGATTTTTTGGGCTTTTAA
- a CDS encoding MerR family transcriptional regulator, with translation MKLINQLSKETGIPIGTIRFYEKSGLFSGEKKQGVTTNNYVYYGNDVVEKLRFIQMAKAVGFTLAEIKEVVDAWYKKQISQKAKLEVLDKKLLQIDEKIKELKAVKKQIAICKFNIENGIGPDNN, from the coding sequence ATGAAACTAATTAATCAGCTTTCTAAAGAAACAGGAATACCTATAGGCACGATCAGATTTTACGAAAAATCAGGTTTATTCAGTGGTGAAAAGAAACAGGGGGTAACCACCAATAACTATGTTTATTATGGAAATGATGTTGTTGAAAAATTACGGTTCATACAAATGGCTAAAGCTGTAGGTTTTACCCTGGCTGAAATTAAAGAAGTAGTTGACGCCTGGTATAAGAAGCAAATCAGCCAAAAAGCAAAACTTGAAGTTCTTGATAAAAAACTCCTGCAAATAGACGAGAAAATCAAAGAGCTGAAAGCAGTAAAAAAGCAAATTGCTATTTGTAAGTTTAATATTGAAAACGGAATTGGCCCGGACAATAATTAA
- a CDS encoding epoxide hydrolase family protein, translating to MIKPFSVNVPQQVLDDLKLRLSLTRWPDEIMKSNWDYGADLSYMKELISYWKDTFDWRKVENEINAYPNFIADIEGHQVHFMHIKGKGKQSVPLIITHGWPGSFLEMMKLIPLLTENPDYSFDLVIPSVPGFGFSSKAVDPGCNSEFVADLWHQLMTALGYKHYGAQGGDIGAGVSSWLSLKYPSNVIGLHLNYISGSYKHYLQEDEQLTDEVVAFQKTSAEWSAKEGAYVHMHITKPLTAAYGLNDSPAGLCAWIIEKFKGWSDNKGHIENAFTKDELLANVTLYWITQTIHSSMRIYNENSKKPLTFGKNDFIKVPVGFVKFPKELPTPPRAYVEKSFNIRHWTSMPAGGHFAASEQPVLLADDILDFFSKLNEKQH from the coding sequence ATGATAAAACCTTTTTCAGTAAATGTTCCCCAGCAGGTTCTTGATGATTTGAAATTAAGACTAAGTTTGACCCGGTGGCCGGACGAAATCATGAAATCCAATTGGGATTATGGCGCTGATCTTTCTTATATGAAAGAATTGATCTCCTATTGGAAGGATACATTTGATTGGCGTAAGGTTGAAAATGAAATTAATGCCTATCCAAACTTTATAGCTGATATTGAAGGTCATCAGGTGCATTTTATGCATATCAAAGGTAAGGGGAAGCAATCAGTTCCTTTAATTATCACGCATGGATGGCCAGGGTCGTTTCTGGAAATGATGAAGCTGATACCTTTACTGACAGAAAACCCTGACTACTCTTTTGACCTGGTTATTCCTTCGGTTCCGGGCTTTGGATTTTCAAGTAAAGCAGTTGATCCGGGTTGCAACAGCGAATTTGTCGCAGATCTCTGGCATCAATTGATGACAGCATTAGGCTATAAACATTACGGAGCACAAGGTGGCGATATAGGGGCAGGAGTCAGCTCATGGTTATCCTTAAAATATCCATCAAATGTTATTGGTTTACATCTGAACTATATCTCTGGTTCTTATAAACATTATTTACAAGAAGATGAGCAGCTTACTGACGAGGTTGTGGCTTTTCAGAAAACCAGTGCGGAGTGGTCGGCCAAAGAAGGTGCATATGTTCACATGCATATTACAAAACCGCTTACTGCGGCTTATGGGCTAAACGATTCTCCTGCTGGATTGTGTGCATGGATTATTGAAAAATTTAAAGGCTGGAGCGATAATAAAGGCCATATTGAAAATGCCTTTACTAAGGATGAGCTGCTCGCTAACGTCACCTTATACTGGATTACACAAACAATCCATTCCTCAATGAGAATTTATAACGAAAACAGTAAAAAACCACTGACTTTTGGAAAAAATGATTTTATAAAAGTACCAGTCGGTTTTGTTAAATTCCCGAAAGAATTGCCAACTCCGCCACGTGCTTACGTGGAAAAAAGCTTCAACATCCGGCATTGGACTTCTATGCCTGCGGGCGGGCATTTTGCGGCTTCAGAACAACCCGTATTACTGGCAGATGATATCCTGGATTTCTTTTCAAAATTGAATGAAAAACAGCATTAA